The Streptomyces sp. CC0208 genome window below encodes:
- a CDS encoding peptidoglycan bridge formation glycyltransferase FemA/FemB family protein encodes MTVVPISAAEHLAFVRTQRSVSFLQTPAWARVKTEWRGESLGWFDGRQLVGAGLVLHRPVPRLERFTLAYLPEGPVIDWTGEIDVWLDPLAAHLKAQGAFAIRLGPPVRTDTWSAAQVKEGIAEPGIKRLTDLSGQWTHPVGARVTGRLRDAGWLPQSPENGFGVGHPQFKYEIPLADRTEDELLRGMNQLWRRNIKKAAKEGVEVTVGGDLKVFHDLYVHTAERDHFTPRPLRYFETMFTALNAEDPERIRLYLARHQGDVVAATILVRVGAHAWYSYGASSTRKREVRGSNACQWAMIRDSLASGCDVYDLRGITPTLDPDDPHVGLIQFKVGTGGQAVRYVGEWDLPLRPLVYRAFDLYIKRRGR; translated from the coding sequence CTGACCGTCGTGCCGATCAGCGCCGCCGAGCACTTGGCGTTCGTGCGGACACAGCGGTCGGTCAGCTTCCTGCAGACCCCGGCATGGGCCCGCGTCAAGACCGAATGGCGCGGCGAGTCCCTCGGCTGGTTCGACGGTCGTCAACTGGTCGGGGCCGGGCTCGTCCTGCACCGGCCGGTGCCGCGACTCGAGCGCTTCACGCTGGCCTATCTCCCCGAGGGCCCGGTCATCGACTGGACCGGCGAGATCGACGTATGGCTCGACCCGTTGGCGGCCCATCTCAAGGCACAGGGCGCGTTCGCGATCCGGCTGGGTCCGCCGGTGCGCACGGACACCTGGAGCGCGGCACAGGTGAAGGAAGGGATCGCCGAGCCGGGCATCAAGCGCCTCACCGACCTGTCCGGGCAGTGGACCCATCCGGTCGGCGCCCGGGTGACCGGGCGGCTCAGGGACGCCGGCTGGCTGCCGCAGAGTCCCGAGAACGGCTTCGGAGTCGGGCATCCGCAGTTCAAGTACGAGATTCCGCTGGCCGACAGGACCGAGGACGAGCTGCTCAGGGGCATGAACCAGCTCTGGCGCCGCAACATCAAGAAGGCGGCCAAGGAGGGGGTCGAGGTCACGGTCGGCGGGGACTTGAAGGTGTTCCACGACCTCTACGTCCACACCGCCGAACGCGACCACTTCACACCCAGGCCGCTGCGCTACTTCGAGACCATGTTCACGGCCCTGAACGCGGAGGACCCTGAGCGGATCAGGCTCTACCTGGCCCGTCACCAGGGCGATGTGGTCGCCGCCACCATCCTGGTCCGAGTCGGCGCCCACGCGTGGTACTCCTACGGGGCCTCATCGACCCGCAAGCGCGAGGTGCGCGGCTCCAACGCCTGCCAGTGGGCGATGATCCGCGACTCGCTGGCGTCCGGATGCGACGTCTATGACCTGCGCGGCATCACACCCACCCTCGACCCCGACGATCCGCACGTGGGACTGATCCAGTTCAAGGTCGGCACCGGCGGTCAGGCGGTGAGGTACGTCGGCGAATGGGACCTGCCGCTGCGGCCGTTGGTCTACCGCGCCTTCGACCTGTACATCAAGCGGCGCGGGCGATGA
- the vanH gene encoding D-lactate dehydrogenase VanH — protein MTHSESARKAAGRPRSPATSPSSSGPATGITVYGCEPDEAALFREKAFRFGVTTTITEAAVSEANADLASGNRCVSVGHKTRVTNSALLALSRVGVTYVSTRSIGCNHIDVEYAASLGISVENVTYSPDSVADYTLMVMLMAVRNAKTTVRRSDRHDYRLSETRGKELRDLTIGVVGTGRIGTAVVERLRGFGGRILAHDRNPKTSSDYVSLDDLLRLSDIVTLHPPLTAETHHLLDRQRIEGMKPGAFIVNTGRGSLIDTEALVSALEGGRLGGAALDVIEGEEGIFYADCRNKHIKSKALVRLQEMPNVLITPHTAYYTDHALIDTVENSITNCLTFERRNQRG, from the coding sequence ATGACCCACAGCGAATCAGCCCGAAAGGCGGCCGGCCGCCCCCGATCTCCGGCGACTTCGCCCTCGTCGTCGGGACCGGCAACGGGTATCACCGTCTACGGATGTGAGCCGGACGAGGCCGCCCTGTTCCGGGAGAAGGCATTCCGCTTCGGTGTCACCACGACCATAACGGAGGCGGCGGTGTCCGAGGCCAATGCCGACCTGGCCTCGGGGAATCGGTGCGTCAGCGTAGGCCATAAGACCCGGGTCACCAATTCCGCACTTCTCGCCCTCAGCCGAGTCGGCGTCACGTACGTCTCCACGCGGAGCATCGGCTGCAACCACATCGACGTGGAATACGCGGCAAGCCTCGGCATCTCGGTCGAAAATGTCACCTACTCGCCCGACAGCGTGGCCGACTACACGTTGATGGTGATGCTGATGGCGGTACGGAACGCGAAAACGACCGTCCGCCGCTCCGATCGCCACGACTACCGGCTGAGCGAGACGCGCGGGAAGGAACTGCGCGACCTGACCATCGGAGTCGTCGGAACAGGGCGGATCGGCACAGCGGTGGTGGAAAGGCTACGGGGTTTCGGCGGTCGAATACTGGCCCATGATCGCAACCCCAAGACGTCTTCCGACTACGTCTCGCTCGACGACTTGCTGCGCCTGAGTGACATCGTCACGCTCCACCCGCCCCTCACCGCGGAGACGCATCATCTCCTCGACCGTCAACGGATCGAGGGGATGAAGCCCGGCGCCTTCATCGTCAATACCGGACGCGGATCCCTGATCGACACCGAGGCCCTCGTTTCGGCGTTGGAAGGCGGTCGGCTGGGCGGCGCGGCGCTGGATGTCATCGAAGGAGAAGAAGGAATCTTCTATGCCGACTGCCGCAACAAGCACATCAAGAGCAAGGCGTTGGTGCGGCTGCAAGAGATGCCGAACGTGCTCATCACCCCGCACACCGCGTATTACACCGATCACGCCCTGATCGACACGGTCGAGAACTCGATCACCAACTGCCTGACATTCGAAAGAAGGAATCAGCGTGGCTAG
- a CDS encoding VOC family protein produces MRNRWAGVTIDCLDVERTAGFWSALLDRPTMPSRPGWVYLGHPDDPHPRLTFQPVTEPKRGKVRLHLDVAVDDIDRGIAQVIALGGLLTGERHDYDEGVVVVMADPEEHEFCLVQYY; encoded by the coding sequence ATGAGGAACCGCTGGGCCGGAGTGACCATCGACTGCCTCGACGTGGAGAGAACCGCTGGTTTCTGGAGCGCACTGCTGGATCGCCCGACCATGCCGTCCCGCCCCGGCTGGGTCTATCTCGGCCACCCCGACGACCCACACCCCCGCCTCACCTTCCAGCCTGTGACCGAGCCGAAGCGTGGGAAGGTACGCCTGCACCTCGATGTCGCGGTCGACGACATCGACCGGGGCATCGCCCAGGTCATCGCCCTCGGCGGCCTGCTCACCGGCGAACGGCACGACTACGACGAAGGAGTGGTCGTCGTGATGGCCGATCCCGAGGAGCACGAATTCTGCTTGGTCCAGTACTACTGA
- a CDS encoding Glu/Leu/Phe/Val dehydrogenase dimerization domain-containing protein — MTAVLLEALAPLVPDPSHELVQVVRGRRSGLAITIAVHSTALGPAAGGCRIAHYPDPAAALTDALRLAAAMTEKNALAGLDHGGAKAVVALPTMARPTGAERTALLHDLGDAIESLGGRYIAGPDVGSSPVDMSVIGERTPYVCCRPVEDGGSGDSSIHTARGTLAALGAVADEVYGSPELAGRTFGVIGLGAVGAHVARLLTRAGARLVVTDINPAARNRAEEVGATWVDPDTALATEVDVLVPAALGGLLTARTVPLLRCAAVAGPANNQLDEPATARLLAARGILWAPDVVVSAGGVIHATGVELRGESEEQVTERLSGIAATLRQVFHTARSRGIIPADAATDLALQRVRRGDSHLARADVLPPAPSAAGPRMPGPPTSRPTTQES; from the coding sequence ATGACAGCCGTACTTCTGGAAGCTCTGGCACCCCTCGTCCCGGATCCTTCGCACGAGCTGGTGCAGGTCGTGCGGGGTCGCCGCAGCGGCCTCGCGATCACCATCGCGGTCCACTCGACCGCGCTCGGGCCGGCCGCCGGCGGCTGCCGGATCGCTCACTACCCCGACCCCGCCGCCGCGCTCACGGACGCACTGCGACTGGCGGCGGCGATGACCGAGAAGAACGCCCTGGCCGGTCTGGACCACGGCGGCGCAAAGGCCGTCGTCGCCCTGCCCACCATGGCTCGGCCCACCGGCGCGGAGCGTACGGCTCTGCTCCACGACCTGGGCGACGCGATCGAATCGCTCGGCGGCCGCTACATCGCGGGTCCGGACGTGGGAAGCAGCCCGGTGGACATGTCCGTGATCGGGGAACGCACCCCGTATGTCTGCTGCCGGCCCGTGGAGGACGGCGGCAGCGGTGATTCCTCCATCCACACGGCACGCGGGACCCTGGCGGCACTGGGCGCGGTGGCCGACGAGGTCTACGGCTCACCGGAGCTCGCCGGCCGGACCTTCGGGGTGATCGGCCTCGGTGCGGTCGGCGCCCACGTGGCCCGGCTCCTGACCCGTGCCGGCGCGCGGCTCGTCGTGACGGACATCAACCCGGCCGCTCGGAACCGGGCCGAGGAGGTGGGCGCGACCTGGGTGGATCCGGACACCGCCCTCGCGACGGAGGTCGACGTCCTCGTGCCGGCGGCACTCGGCGGCCTGCTGACCGCGCGCACGGTGCCGCTGCTACGGTGCGCCGCTGTCGCCGGCCCGGCCAACAACCAGCTCGACGAACCCGCCACCGCCCGTCTCCTCGCCGCACGCGGCATCCTCTGGGCACCCGACGTGGTCGTCAGTGCGGGAGGAGTCATACACGCCACCGGTGTCGAACTGCGCGGGGAATCCGAGGAACAGGTGACCGAGCGGCTGTCCGGCATCGCCGCGACGCTCCGACAGGTCTTCCACACAGCTCGCAGCCGGGGGATCATCCCCGCCGACGCGGCCACGGACCTCGCCCTGCAACGCGTACGCCGGGGAGACTCGCACCTGGCTCGCGCTGACGTGCTGCCCCCGGCCCCGTCGGCTGCCGGGCCGAGGATGCCCGGGCCGCCGACATCACGCCCGACGACACAGGAGAGCTGA
- a CDS encoding DUF6131 family protein has product MIALGIILLVIGFLTGISILWTLGIILAVVGAVFWIMGSMGHAVAGRRHYW; this is encoded by the coding sequence ATGATCGCGCTCGGCATCATTCTGCTTGTCATCGGTTTCCTCACCGGCATATCGATCCTGTGGACCCTCGGGATCATCCTGGCCGTGGTGGGCGCCGTTTTCTGGATCATGGGATCCATGGGGCACGCGGTCGCCGGCCGACGTCACTACTGGTGA
- a CDS encoding STAS domain-containing protein, translating to MLPLTDRPGWQAAGEVSLLTRPAWEQALCHLARSDEETCHLELSAVTFVEVAGVSALAMTAQGIPQGRRIVIEEPPAALRRVLDLFWPGLLTVEVMGR from the coding sequence GTGCTCCCGCTGACGGACCGGCCGGGCTGGCAAGCGGCTGGAGAGGTCAGCCTGCTGACCCGCCCGGCCTGGGAGCAGGCCCTGTGCCACCTTGCCCGGAGCGACGAAGAGACGTGTCACTTGGAACTTTCAGCGGTCACCTTCGTCGAGGTCGCCGGCGTCTCCGCTCTGGCCATGACCGCCCAGGGCATTCCGCAGGGGCGACGCATCGTGATCGAGGAGCCGCCTGCCGCCCTGCGGCGCGTTCTGGACTTGTTCTGGCCGGGCCTGCTGACTGTCGAGGTGATGGGGCGATGA
- the vanX gene encoding D-Ala-D-Ala dipeptidase VanX — MNEDFAFVDELVPGIRWDAKYATWDNFTGKPVDGYLANRIVGTKVLCAALEKARDKAASLGFGLLLWDGYRPQRAVDCFVRWSQQPEDGRTKPRHYPDINRSDMFERGYVAALSGHSRGSTVDMTLYHLDTGELAPMGGGHDLMDSRSHHGATEIEPVEGRNREHLRSLMEDCGFSSYACEWWHYTLKGEPYPDTYFDFPIT; from the coding sequence ATGAACGAGGACTTCGCCTTCGTGGACGAGCTCGTACCCGGAATACGCTGGGACGCCAAGTACGCCACCTGGGACAACTTCACCGGCAAACCGGTCGACGGCTATCTGGCGAATCGCATCGTCGGCACGAAGGTCCTGTGCGCGGCACTGGAAAAGGCGCGGGACAAGGCCGCATCCCTCGGTTTCGGCCTGCTGCTCTGGGACGGTTACCGTCCCCAACGCGCTGTGGACTGTTTCGTGCGCTGGTCGCAACAGCCGGAGGACGGCCGGACCAAGCCACGGCACTATCCGGACATCAACAGGTCCGACATGTTCGAAAGGGGATACGTGGCCGCCCTGTCCGGCCACAGTCGGGGCAGCACCGTCGACATGACCCTGTATCACCTGGACACCGGCGAACTCGCCCCCATGGGGGGTGGACACGACCTGATGGATTCCCGCTCCCATCACGGAGCGACGGAAATCGAGCCAGTCGAAGGGCGAAACCGTGAACACCTGCGTTCCCTCATGGAGGACTGCGGGTTCAGCTCGTACGCCTGCGAATGGTGGCATTACACACTGAAAGGCGAACCTTACCCGGACACCTACTTCGACTTTCCCATCACGTAG
- a CDS encoding cold-shock protein → MAKGTVKWFNSEKGFGFIEQEGGGPDVFAHYSNIAAQGFRELQEGQKVEFDVTQGQKGPQAENIRPA, encoded by the coding sequence ATGGCCAAGGGCACTGTCAAGTGGTTCAACAGCGAAAAGGGCTTCGGCTTCATCGAGCAGGAGGGCGGCGGCCCCGACGTCTTCGCCCACTACTCCAACATCGCCGCCCAGGGTTTCCGCGAGCTGCAGGAAGGCCAGAAGGTCGAGTTCGACGTCACGCAGGGCCAGAAGGGCCCGCAGGCGGAGAACATCCGCCCCGCCTGA
- a CDS encoding sensor histidine kinase, whose product MTGPSTEPFVHPALFYRGEEEYLHGTVPFIRDGVKAGEPVAVAVPGPNLALLKAALGEDVAKVTFLDMTEAGRNPGRIIPMVLRAFADTHRQTRVRIIGEPIWAGRSRVEYPACVQHEALINPAFQGREVTILCPYDADRLDEQALTDAQATHPLIISGGRERPSTAYAPEHVVDRYNQPLEQPSAAEEFAFQAGQLPGARRFAVEQAARLGLSGVRLEDVALIVAELTTNSVVHGGGSGILRVWADDGQVVCEVRDHGYLGDPLAGRCPPARDRLGGRGLLLVHTLADLVRIHTGPEGTAVRCYISRFTARP is encoded by the coding sequence ATGACCGGGCCCAGCACCGAACCGTTCGTTCATCCCGCCTTGTTCTACCGGGGCGAGGAGGAGTACCTGCACGGCACGGTGCCCTTCATCCGCGACGGCGTGAAGGCCGGGGAGCCGGTGGCGGTGGCCGTTCCCGGGCCGAACCTCGCCCTCCTCAAGGCGGCCCTGGGCGAGGACGTCGCCAAGGTGACGTTCCTCGACATGACCGAGGCGGGGCGCAACCCCGGACGGATCATCCCGATGGTGCTGCGCGCCTTCGCGGACACCCACCGCCAGACGCGGGTGCGGATCATCGGTGAGCCGATCTGGGCCGGCCGCAGCAGGGTGGAATACCCGGCATGCGTCCAGCACGAGGCACTGATCAACCCGGCGTTCCAAGGCCGGGAGGTCACCATCCTGTGCCCCTACGACGCCGACCGCCTCGATGAGCAGGCTCTCACCGACGCGCAGGCGACCCACCCTCTGATCATCTCCGGCGGCAGGGAACGGCCCAGCACCGCCTACGCCCCGGAGCATGTGGTCGACCGCTACAACCAGCCCCTGGAGCAGCCGTCGGCGGCCGAGGAATTCGCCTTCCAGGCCGGCCAACTGCCCGGGGCCCGGCGCTTCGCGGTCGAGCAGGCGGCGCGGCTCGGTCTGTCCGGGGTCCGTCTGGAGGACGTGGCCCTGATCGTGGCCGAGCTGACCACCAACAGCGTGGTGCACGGCGGGGGTTCCGGCATCCTGCGGGTGTGGGCCGATGACGGCCAAGTGGTGTGCGAGGTACGCGACCACGGGTACCTGGGCGATCCGCTTGCCGGCCGTTGCCCACCCGCACGGGACAGGCTCGGCGGTCGGGGCCTGCTGCTCGTGCACACCCTGGCCGATCTCGTACGCATCCACACCGGTCCCGAGGGAACGGCCGTTCGCTGTTACATCTCGCGCTTCACCGCGCGACCGTAG
- the murF gene encoding UDP-N-acetylmuramoyl-tripeptide--D-alanyl-D-alanine ligase produces MIPLSVGEIAAVVGGTVSGDGSVTVTAPAVLDSRRAQQGSLFLAFAGEHVDGHAYAEQAGQAGAAAVLGSRPTPLPTVVAEDTQAALQALAVHVVGRLRDRLTVFGVTGSQGKTSTKDLLAAVLSSAGQTIATFGSFNNELGVPLTMLRTEATTRFLALEMGARHLGDISELTGLVAPDIAVVLNVGQAHLGEFGSREAIAKAKGELVQGLAPGGTAVLNADDPRVAAMRSLTDRPVLTFGRTEHADVRALGLALDRLGRPSFTLRTADASAPVSLPHVGAHQALNASAAVAAGLVAGVPLDTAAAMLATASLSRWRMEPRDLASGAILLNDSYNANPDSTRAALDALAAIEGRRHIAVLGEMLELGDDSEVWHRAVGEYAAARADVVVTVGKAALRIAEGAGDRAVALADNGAAVHWLRNHLAADDVVLVKASRGARLDEVAAALT; encoded by the coding sequence ATGATCCCGCTCAGCGTCGGTGAGATCGCCGCGGTCGTCGGCGGGACGGTCTCGGGCGACGGTTCGGTGACGGTGACCGCGCCCGCTGTGCTCGACAGCCGACGTGCACAACAGGGCAGCCTCTTCCTGGCCTTCGCAGGCGAGCACGTCGACGGCCATGCCTACGCCGAACAAGCAGGCCAGGCGGGTGCCGCGGCCGTCCTCGGGTCCCGGCCCACGCCGTTGCCCACCGTCGTCGCCGAGGACACCCAGGCCGCGCTGCAGGCACTCGCCGTCCACGTCGTGGGCAGGCTGCGCGACAGGCTGACCGTCTTCGGGGTGACCGGCTCACAGGGCAAGACCAGTACCAAAGACCTCCTGGCGGCCGTGCTGTCGAGCGCGGGGCAGACGATCGCCACGTTCGGCTCCTTCAACAACGAGCTGGGTGTACCGCTTACGATGCTGCGCACCGAGGCGACCACCCGGTTCCTCGCCCTGGAGATGGGAGCCCGTCACCTCGGGGACATCTCCGAACTCACCGGCCTGGTCGCGCCCGACATCGCCGTCGTCCTCAACGTCGGCCAGGCCCATCTCGGCGAGTTCGGGTCTCGCGAGGCCATCGCCAAGGCCAAGGGCGAGCTCGTCCAAGGGTTGGCGCCCGGCGGCACCGCCGTCCTCAACGCCGACGATCCCCGGGTGGCCGCGATGCGCTCGCTCACCGACCGTCCGGTGCTGACCTTCGGTCGGACGGAGCACGCCGATGTACGGGCGCTCGGCCTGGCTCTGGACCGGCTCGGTCGGCCGTCCTTCACCCTGCGGACCGCCGATGCCTCGGCTCCCGTCTCGCTCCCGCACGTCGGCGCCCACCAGGCGCTCAACGCGTCGGCTGCCGTGGCCGCGGGGCTGGTGGCCGGCGTACCCCTCGACACGGCCGCGGCGATGCTCGCCACCGCCTCACTGTCGCGGTGGCGTATGGAGCCGCGCGACCTCGCGAGCGGTGCGATTCTGCTCAACGACTCCTACAACGCCAACCCCGATTCGACCCGTGCGGCCCTGGACGCCCTGGCCGCGATCGAGGGCAGGCGCCACATCGCCGTGCTCGGCGAGATGCTCGAGCTGGGCGACGACAGCGAGGTCTGGCACCGAGCCGTCGGGGAGTACGCCGCCGCCCGGGCCGATGTGGTGGTCACGGTTGGCAAGGCCGCCCTCCGGATCGCCGAGGGCGCGGGCGACCGGGCGGTGGCGCTGGCCGACAACGGCGCCGCCGTCCACTGGCTGCGCAACCACCTGGCCGCCGACGATGTCGTGCTCGTCAAGGCGTCCCGAGGGGCGCGCCTCGACGAAGTGGCCGCCGCACTCACGTAG
- a CDS encoding CPBP family intramembrane glutamic endopeptidase, giving the protein MHRWKGHVSRHPLWGAVEFTFAWHVALVLFAKVILPPLAPSWFPDLGATVVNAVCFAGVWVVLWRWGWLRVSGVAALGGLRRWWLALPMLLVACSYAVAGVEGRTTLLVSSLISLMWVSINEEIYSRGLVQQVLAPLGATRAAIGVGFLFGVGHLQNYLFFGAPLDDTLWQMLSAGLFGFTCAGLRFAIGSVWPMVAAHGLDDFFQIRSPGAAPDWWQVCVYVFHAVYGVWLLRRYGTGDVPLTRDGVPADPDERPEQAGALE; this is encoded by the coding sequence ATGCACCGGTGGAAAGGCCATGTAAGCCGCCACCCTCTGTGGGGCGCCGTCGAGTTCACGTTCGCCTGGCATGTGGCGTTGGTGCTGTTCGCCAAGGTGATCCTGCCTCCCCTGGCACCGTCCTGGTTTCCCGACCTGGGCGCCACCGTCGTCAACGCGGTCTGCTTCGCGGGCGTCTGGGTCGTCCTGTGGCGGTGGGGATGGCTGCGCGTGAGTGGCGTCGCCGCGCTGGGCGGACTGCGGCGCTGGTGGCTGGCTCTCCCGATGCTTCTCGTGGCCTGCTCGTACGCGGTGGCAGGCGTGGAGGGACGTACGACTCTGCTGGTCAGCAGTCTGATCTCGCTCATGTGGGTCAGCATCAACGAGGAGATCTACAGTCGCGGCCTCGTGCAACAGGTTCTCGCCCCGCTCGGTGCGACGCGGGCGGCGATCGGCGTCGGTTTCCTGTTCGGCGTCGGCCACTTGCAGAACTACCTGTTTTTCGGCGCCCCGTTGGACGACACGCTGTGGCAGATGCTGTCGGCCGGCCTGTTCGGCTTCACCTGCGCGGGGCTGCGGTTCGCGATCGGCTCGGTCTGGCCGATGGTCGCCGCCCACGGACTGGACGACTTCTTCCAGATCCGTTCACCGGGAGCGGCACCGGACTGGTGGCAGGTGTGCGTGTACGTCTTCCATGCCGTGTACGGGGTGTGGCTGCTGCGCCGCTACGGCACCGGAGATGTCCCTCTGACGCGGGACGGCGTTCCTGCGGACCCTGATGAGCGCCCCGAGCAGGCGGGTGCGTTGGAGTGA
- a CDS encoding Lrp/AsnC family transcriptional regulator codes for MDELDSAIVRHLQRDARQTNRDLARTLGIAPSTCLERIRALRARGVITGYHAAVDPAALNRHVQALIHFQIRPLSRAVIEAFKTYAAGLPEVSTVYVVTGGDDMIVHVSAPSVDHLHGFLMDKFTARREVVGFRTSVIYQHTDKQVLEPLTP; via the coding sequence ATGGACGAACTTGATTCGGCGATCGTCCGGCATCTGCAGCGCGATGCGCGGCAGACCAACCGTGACCTCGCGCGCACCCTCGGCATCGCCCCGTCGACCTGTCTGGAACGCATTCGCGCACTGCGCGCCCGCGGAGTCATCACCGGCTACCACGCCGCCGTGGATCCGGCCGCCCTCAACCGCCACGTCCAGGCGCTCATCCACTTCCAGATCCGCCCCCTCAGCCGAGCGGTCATCGAGGCGTTCAAGACCTATGCGGCCGGTCTGCCCGAGGTCAGTACCGTCTACGTCGTCACCGGCGGGGACGACATGATCGTGCACGTCTCCGCGCCCAGCGTCGACCACCTCCACGGCTTCCTCATGGACAAGTTCACCGCGCGCCGCGAAGTCGTCGGATTCCGCACCTCTGTGATCTACCAGCACACCGACAAACAGGTGCTTGAACCCCTCACACCGTGA
- a CDS encoding SAM-dependent methyltransferase, protein MTYEGSSIDPSKPSIARVYDYLLGGKDNYAVDREIGDVFKRDLPGSVAIAFANRAALTRAVGEIVRTTGIQQFIDLGSGLPTADNVHQVAQRHAPEARVVYVDIDPQVLVHGRALLEKDDQTRVVAVDVRNPEGIRTHPDTVRLIDFTRPVAVIFSAILHHVNDDEDPAGIVRYWRENVPSGSYFFVSHFRSGDNPETQEAEKVLQQTFGRGRWRTDAEIASLLDGLEILDPGIVPAPLWRPDQTETPWNNSGERQLTVWEHLIAATLARKP, encoded by the coding sequence ATGACGTACGAAGGCTCTTCCATCGACCCGTCCAAGCCCAGCATCGCCCGCGTCTACGACTACCTGCTGGGCGGCAAGGACAACTACGCCGTGGACCGGGAGATCGGCGACGTGTTCAAACGCGACCTGCCCGGCTCGGTGGCCATCGCCTTCGCCAACCGCGCGGCGCTGACCCGCGCGGTCGGGGAGATCGTGAGGACCACGGGCATTCAGCAGTTCATCGACCTGGGCAGCGGCCTGCCGACCGCGGACAACGTCCACCAGGTCGCGCAACGGCACGCCCCCGAGGCCCGGGTCGTCTATGTCGACATCGACCCCCAAGTCCTGGTCCACGGTCGAGCGCTGCTGGAGAAGGACGACCAGACCCGGGTCGTCGCGGTGGATGTGCGCAACCCCGAAGGCATCCGTACCCACCCCGACACCGTGCGCTTGATCGACTTCACCCGGCCCGTCGCCGTCATCTTCAGCGCCATCCTTCACCACGTGAACGACGACGAGGACCCGGCCGGCATCGTCCGCTACTGGCGCGAGAACGTGCCCTCCGGAAGCTACTTCTTCGTCAGCCACTTCCGCTCCGGCGACAACCCGGAGACGCAGGAGGCCGAGAAGGTCCTCCAGCAGACGTTCGGCCGCGGCCGGTGGCGTACCGACGCGGAGATCGCCTCTCTCCTCGACGGCCTGGAGATCCTCGACCCCGGCATCGTCCCCGCGCCCCTCTGGCGCCCGGACCAGACCGAGACTCCCTGGAACAACAGCGGGGAACGGCAACTCACGGTCTGGGAACATCTCATCGCGGCGACCCTCGCCCGCAAGCCCTGA
- the vanA gene encoding D-alanine--(R)-lactate ligase, with amino-acid sequence MARLKVGIIFGGCSEEHPVSVKSAREVAQNLDVEKYEPFFVGITKGGDWRLCNGPDTDWERGDHRPAVLSPDRGDRGLLVLDQGRYETITLDVVLPVLHGKLGEDGAIQGLLELSGIPYVGCDIQSSALCMDKSLAYLVASSAGIRTPSHWTVTAGEHIDPDRISWPVFVKPARSGPSFGVTKVSRREELLSAVETARQYDSKVLIEEVVVGSEIGCAVLGNEKGLITGQVDHIALSHGFFRIHQEDQPETGSDNSVAIVPADIPEESRSLVTEQAKALYRALGCRGLARVDMFLREDGEVVLNEVNTFPGMTSYSRYPRMMAAADLPLTEVIDRLVSLALPGEPR; translated from the coding sequence GTGGCTAGGTTGAAGGTCGGCATCATTTTCGGTGGCTGCTCCGAGGAACACCCCGTCTCCGTCAAGTCCGCGCGGGAGGTCGCGCAAAATCTGGACGTCGAGAAGTACGAGCCGTTCTTCGTCGGGATCACGAAGGGCGGTGACTGGAGGCTCTGCAACGGGCCCGACACGGACTGGGAGAGGGGCGACCACCGCCCGGCCGTGCTGTCACCCGACCGCGGCGACCGCGGACTGCTCGTCCTGGACCAGGGGCGATACGAGACGATCACTCTGGACGTCGTGCTGCCGGTGCTGCACGGCAAGCTCGGCGAGGACGGTGCGATCCAGGGTCTCCTCGAACTCTCCGGCATTCCGTACGTCGGCTGTGACATCCAGAGTTCCGCGCTGTGCATGGACAAGTCCCTCGCCTACCTCGTCGCCTCAAGCGCGGGAATCCGCACGCCGAGCCACTGGACCGTCACCGCGGGGGAACACATCGATCCCGACCGGATCAGCTGGCCCGTCTTCGTGAAGCCGGCCCGTTCGGGGCCCTCCTTCGGCGTCACCAAAGTGTCCCGGAGAGAGGAACTCCTGAGTGCGGTGGAAACCGCCCGGCAGTACGACTCGAAGGTGCTGATCGAAGAGGTCGTCGTCGGCAGCGAGATCGGATGCGCCGTTCTCGGGAACGAGAAGGGCCTGATCACCGGTCAGGTGGACCACATCGCCCTCTCCCACGGCTTCTTCAGGATCCATCAGGAGGACCAGCCCGAGACCGGATCCGACAACTCCGTTGCGATTGTTCCCGCCGACATCCCGGAAGAGTCGCGATCCCTCGTCACGGAGCAGGCGAAGGCTCTCTACCGAGCCCTGGGGTGCCGGGGACTGGCGCGGGTGGACATGTTCCTCAGGGAGGACGGCGAAGTAGTCCTCAACGAGGTCAACACGTTCCCCGGCATGACCTCGTACAGCCGCTATCCGAGGATGATGGCCGCCGCGGATCTTCCGCTCACCGAAGTGATCGACCGGCTGGTGTCCCTGGCACTGCCGGGGGAGCCGCGATGA